The Phragmitibacter flavus genome includes a window with the following:
- a CDS encoding Nif3-like dinuclear metal center hexameric protein has protein sequence MQLAELTAHLDAYLSIATLPDYPPALNGLQLENTSGKVTKIGAAVDAHLPVLQKAIASGCDFLLVHHGLFWSGLQPITGAVFQKFRESMEANLAIYSAHLPLDGHLEHGNSILLAQALKLEASWSPFFPYKNFNIGVRAEVEISRDELHNRLGHALNGQVHLCAGGPEVIRNVGVITGGAGSEVAAVKALGIDTLITGEGPHWSYTLAEELGINVFYGGHYATETFGVKALAADLAQRFGLEWEFIDHPTGL, from the coding sequence ATGCAACTCGCTGAGTTAACCGCCCACCTGGATGCCTATTTGAGCATCGCGACGCTGCCGGACTATCCGCCGGCACTAAACGGGCTTCAGTTGGAAAACACCTCGGGCAAAGTGACCAAAATCGGAGCGGCGGTGGATGCCCATCTCCCCGTCCTGCAGAAGGCGATTGCGAGTGGATGCGATTTTCTTCTGGTGCATCACGGCTTGTTCTGGAGCGGCCTGCAGCCGATCACGGGAGCAGTCTTCCAGAAATTTCGCGAGTCCATGGAAGCCAACCTCGCGATCTACAGCGCGCACCTGCCGTTGGACGGGCATCTTGAGCACGGCAACAGCATCCTGCTGGCTCAGGCCCTCAAACTTGAAGCTTCGTGGTCACCCTTCTTCCCGTATAAAAACTTCAATATCGGAGTGCGTGCCGAGGTCGAAATATCCCGCGACGAACTTCACAACCGGCTTGGCCATGCCCTTAACGGCCAGGTGCATCTGTGCGCGGGCGGACCCGAAGTAATTCGAAATGTCGGCGTGATCACTGGCGGTGCCGGCTCGGAAGTCGCAGCGGTGAAAGCCCTCGGGATTGATACACTCATCACCGGCGAAGGCCCTCACTGGAGTTACACCCTCGCCGAGGAGTTGGGGATCAACGTGTTTTACGGAGGCCACTATGCCACCGAGACCTTTGGAGTCAAAGCCCTGGCAGCCGACCTGGCCCAACGCTTTGGGTTGGAATGGGAGTTCATTGATCATCCCACCGGATTGTAA
- a CDS encoding tetratricopeptide repeat protein, with product MLALIWPSSTSAQSFREQAREAASRGDNQQAVALFEKALTSAMLIFKEGDIELTIRRAELGEAYRAEGRWDDAIAQLKYAWERSKYDATLTKRWNGHEGDMAMSCAEKLARCYQGAGQYENTIKTLQVALDDNVKHGRRLEEGTHFLAMLTDMFLLLNREDEATEAAKEVMEITELTAEENPVHTARVCSVMGGIYLNHQRIDQARILLQRSVRLAAQHLPPADKDRLRVQQQLASILIQDGKLDEAELLLNDTITQSKNSDSADMKILVAAHLALGNAALKKGNPEDVLQHTEDARVLCEKHFSKEHSEYARCFLLSGLARVDLRQRDAARKDLEIAYGVLVKALGQDHPDSTTVKRALDELSSNTVTADPTLKKTP from the coding sequence ATGCTAGCGCTGATCTGGCCCAGTTCTACCAGCGCCCAGTCGTTTCGTGAACAGGCAAGGGAAGCCGCCTCCAGAGGCGACAACCAACAGGCGGTTGCGTTGTTCGAGAAGGCACTCACTTCGGCCATGTTGATCTTCAAGGAGGGCGACATTGAACTGACCATTCGGCGTGCGGAGCTCGGGGAGGCGTATCGTGCCGAAGGCCGATGGGATGATGCCATCGCCCAGCTCAAGTATGCATGGGAGCGTTCCAAATATGACGCGACTCTGACCAAGCGATGGAACGGGCATGAAGGCGACATGGCCATGAGCTGTGCGGAGAAACTCGCCCGCTGTTATCAGGGGGCCGGACAATACGAAAACACCATCAAAACGCTCCAGGTGGCTTTGGACGACAACGTCAAGCACGGTCGCCGACTGGAAGAGGGCACCCACTTTCTCGCCATGTTGACCGACATGTTTTTGTTGTTGAATCGGGAGGATGAAGCAACCGAGGCCGCCAAAGAGGTGATGGAGATCACTGAACTGACGGCAGAGGAAAATCCGGTGCACACCGCACGCGTTTGCTCTGTGATGGGCGGGATTTATCTGAATCACCAGAGGATTGATCAGGCGCGCATTCTTCTGCAACGGTCGGTGCGTCTCGCGGCCCAACATCTGCCGCCGGCGGACAAGGACCGGCTCAGGGTTCAGCAGCAACTGGCAAGCATCCTCATTCAGGATGGCAAGCTGGATGAGGCTGAATTACTGCTCAACGATACCATCACCCAGTCGAAGAACAGCGATTCCGCCGATATGAAAATACTGGTAGCGGCCCATCTGGCTCTCGGAAATGCCGCGCTGAAAAAAGGCAATCCTGAAGATGTGCTTCAACACACGGAGGACGCCCGGGTTCTTTGTGAGAAACATTTTTCCAAGGAGCATTCGGAATACGCCCGCTGTTTTCTGTTGTCGGGACTTGCCCGTGTGGACCTGCGGCAGCGCGATGCGGCACGCAAGGATCTGGAGATTGCCTACGGAGTGCTGGTGAAGGCTTTGGGACAGGATCATCCTGATTCCACCACGGTGAAACGGGCGTTGGACGAACTCAGTTCCAATACCGTCACTGCGGACCCGACCCTGAAGAAAACGCCGTAA
- a CDS encoding tetratricopeptide repeat protein translates to MFEKAVSSASQVFKDTDIEMTVRRAELAEAYRIESRWTEAIVHFDYAWKRSRADAIALNRWEEQEGDLSMGCAVKLSQCYQAIGNHDKVIEVAKMALDDNALHRRRLPERAQYLVLLADSYLFQKREKEASDAAKEASEIAELTLVEDPRQSASVCFVLGKVYLDHQRQDEARKMLHRAVELATQHMPPSDNERAQMQRELAVVQIKDGKLKEAEQLLEQTLEQLSKNAVPDKQTLLACHLSLASIELRKEDPKDAFVHTAEVRRLCEQNGWEDRYENGRSYLLSGLTHAKLKQPVLARHDLEFAQDIFERLLGTEHPDVLIIKKALSDMLKKQNQPPQPAASGVDIEKKTTKK, encoded by the coding sequence TTGTTTGAAAAAGCCGTGAGCTCGGCAAGTCAGGTGTTCAAGGATACGGATATTGAAATGACCGTCCGGCGGGCGGAGCTGGCCGAAGCCTATCGAATCGAATCCCGCTGGACGGAAGCGATTGTGCATTTCGACTACGCCTGGAAACGGTCGCGAGCAGACGCCATCGCCCTGAACCGCTGGGAGGAGCAGGAAGGCGATCTCAGCATGGGCTGCGCCGTCAAACTCTCCCAATGTTATCAGGCCATCGGCAATCACGACAAGGTCATCGAAGTGGCGAAAATGGCGCTGGATGACAACGCACTGCACCGGCGGCGGCTGCCGGAGAGGGCGCAGTATCTGGTTTTGCTCGCCGACTCCTACCTGTTTCAGAAACGTGAAAAAGAAGCATCCGACGCTGCTAAGGAAGCGAGCGAAATTGCCGAACTGACCCTCGTGGAAGATCCCCGTCAGTCCGCTTCGGTTTGCTTCGTGCTTGGGAAGGTTTATCTCGATCATCAACGCCAGGACGAGGCGCGCAAAATGCTGCATCGGGCGGTGGAACTCGCCACCCAACACATGCCACCTTCAGATAATGAGCGTGCGCAGATGCAACGTGAACTGGCTGTGGTGCAGATCAAAGATGGCAAACTCAAAGAGGCCGAGCAGTTGTTGGAACAAACGCTGGAGCAACTCTCCAAAAATGCCGTGCCCGACAAACAAACCCTGCTTGCCTGCCACCTATCGCTGGCTTCCATCGAGCTCAGAAAAGAAGATCCCAAGGACGCGTTTGTGCATACCGCAGAGGTTCGACGATTGTGTGAGCAGAATGGTTGGGAGGACCGTTATGAAAATGGCCGCAGCTATCTGCTCTCCGGTCTGACCCATGCCAAGCTGAAACAGCCGGTTCTGGCGCGGCACGATTTGGAATTTGCGCAGGACATTTTTGAACGATTACTGGGGACAGAGCACCCGGATGTGCTGATCATCAAGAAGGCGCTTTCAGACATGCTGAAAAAGCAGAACCAGCCACCCCAGCCAGCCGCATCCGGGGTCGATATTGAAAAAAAGACCACTAAAAAATGA
- a CDS encoding HAD family hydrolase, with protein MASFAFFDLDHTLLPFDTQTLFANFVQRRERWRSVYLLGFVPVALLRAVKVVPTVTAKRAFMGYLWGMKRETMQAMAREFAETEVKRWIYPELLKIIEEHRAAGRTLILNSASPDFYPHEIARVLGFDHCIATRIEAHPVLPFMPQVIGTNNKREAKISAMKRDIPVVANATAEELADSWAYSDSSADLPLLEFAGNAVLVHPSASLEAIGKERGWPVLRPERPYGGKFGDMFAAGRQVLGIYGR; from the coding sequence ATGGCTTCCTTCGCGTTTTTTGACCTCGACCACACCCTGTTGCCGTTCGATACGCAAACGCTGTTTGCGAACTTCGTGCAACGTCGCGAACGCTGGCGGTCCGTCTACTTGTTGGGTTTCGTTCCGGTGGCGTTGCTGCGCGCGGTGAAGGTAGTGCCCACGGTGACGGCGAAACGCGCGTTCATGGGTTACTTGTGGGGGATGAAGCGCGAAACCATGCAGGCGATGGCGAGGGAGTTTGCGGAGACCGAAGTGAAACGCTGGATCTATCCCGAGTTGCTGAAGATCATTGAGGAGCATCGCGCTGCGGGCCGAACCTTGATCCTGAACTCGGCCAGCCCGGATTTTTATCCCCACGAAATCGCACGCGTGTTGGGATTCGACCACTGCATCGCCACCCGTATTGAAGCGCACCCGGTGCTTCCTTTCATGCCTCAGGTCATCGGCACCAACAACAAACGCGAGGCCAAAATCAGTGCGATGAAACGCGACATTCCCGTGGTCGCCAACGCCACCGCCGAGGAGCTGGCGGATTCGTGGGCTTACTCGGACAGCTCCGCCGATCTCCCTCTGCTGGAGTTTGCCGGGAATGCGGTATTGGTGCATCCGTCTGCCTCGCTCGAAGCCATTGGCAAAGAACGGGGCTGGCCGGTGCTTCGGCCCGAGCGGCCCTATGGCGGAAAGTTCGGCGACATGTTTGCCGCCGGCCGCCAGGTGTTGGGAATTTATGGCCGCTGA
- a CDS encoding Tex family protein, whose protein sequence is MKPEHLQTLARELNIKVAQVAATAELIAGGGTVPFIARYRKEATGMLDEVAITGIRDGMLRLAQLDDRREAILKSLDERKLLTDLLKAKILAAETITALEDIFAPFRPKRRTRATIAKEKGLEPLADWLEANQTNTAANPQTEAVSYIKTDGEAEQQVATADEALAGARDIIAERVSDHADARAAIRKLIAEQGTVSSKVMFGKEEDQEAAKFRDYFDWSEPLKNCPSHRMLAMRRGEKEGFIIMRITAPEADALRLLENLFVKGNSAASKQIVEAVHDGYKRLLQPSMETEARLENKKKADAEAVRVFADNLRELLLAAPLGQKRVMGVDPGFRTGCKITCLDAQGKLLHNDVIYLLGEGNNLLKAKALILALVDRFKIEAVAIGNGTASRETEMFFNRIGLPSHVSVVMVNESGASIYSASDVAREEFPDHDITVRGSVSIARRLMDPLAELVKIDPKSIGVGQYQHDVDQNLLKDSLDDTVQSSVNAVGVEVNTASKQLLSYVAGLNSTLAANIVSYRNENGPFKSRAELKKVPRLGDKAFEQAAGFLRIRGAENPLDSSAVHPERYDLVKIMARDLSSDIAALLGKEDVRKRIDLKKYVSETVGLPTLQDIVNELAKPGRDPRKQFEIFKFQEGVEKPEDLQVGMKLPGIVTNVTAFGAFVDIGVHQDGLVHVSQLADHFIKDASEVVKVQQRVQVTVVEVDLQRKRIALSMKANPDFEKRGQPGGARPAQAGGGGGNRSFGGGGGGSRNNSNSGGGGGGMGGGDWFSAAVTKGKK, encoded by the coding sequence ATGAAACCCGAACACCTCCAAACGCTCGCCCGCGAACTCAACATCAAGGTCGCCCAAGTCGCCGCCACTGCCGAACTGATCGCCGGAGGCGGCACCGTGCCCTTCATCGCCCGCTATCGAAAGGAGGCCACCGGAATGCTCGATGAAGTCGCCATCACCGGAATCCGCGACGGCATGCTGCGTCTCGCCCAGTTGGATGACCGCCGCGAAGCCATCCTCAAATCCCTCGACGAGCGCAAGCTGCTCACCGATCTCCTCAAGGCCAAAATCCTCGCGGCCGAGACCATCACCGCACTAGAAGACATCTTCGCCCCGTTCCGTCCGAAACGTCGCACCCGCGCCACCATTGCCAAAGAAAAAGGCCTGGAGCCATTGGCCGACTGGCTGGAAGCGAACCAGACCAACACCGCTGCCAATCCGCAAACGGAAGCCGTCAGCTACATCAAAACCGACGGCGAAGCCGAGCAACAGGTTGCTACCGCCGATGAAGCCCTCGCCGGTGCCCGCGACATCATTGCCGAGCGGGTCAGCGATCATGCCGATGCCCGCGCCGCCATCCGCAAGCTCATTGCCGAGCAAGGCACCGTTTCTTCCAAGGTCATGTTCGGCAAGGAAGAGGACCAGGAAGCCGCCAAGTTCCGTGACTATTTCGACTGGAGCGAACCCCTTAAAAACTGCCCGTCCCACCGCATGCTCGCCATGCGCCGCGGCGAGAAGGAAGGATTCATCATCATGCGCATCACCGCGCCGGAAGCCGACGCGCTCCGACTTCTCGAAAACCTGTTCGTCAAAGGCAACAGCGCCGCCAGCAAACAGATCGTCGAAGCCGTTCACGATGGCTACAAACGCCTGCTTCAGCCCAGCATGGAGACCGAAGCGCGTCTGGAAAACAAAAAGAAAGCCGACGCCGAAGCTGTCCGGGTGTTTGCCGACAACCTTCGCGAGCTCCTTCTCGCCGCGCCCCTCGGCCAGAAGCGCGTGATGGGCGTTGACCCCGGCTTCCGCACCGGTTGCAAAATCACCTGTCTCGACGCCCAGGGAAAACTGCTGCACAACGATGTCATTTATCTTCTCGGCGAAGGCAACAACCTGCTCAAAGCCAAGGCCCTCATCCTCGCCCTTGTCGACCGCTTCAAGATTGAAGCCGTCGCTATTGGCAACGGCACCGCGAGCCGCGAAACAGAGATGTTCTTCAATCGTATCGGACTGCCGAGCCACGTTTCGGTCGTCATGGTGAATGAGAGTGGTGCCTCCATTTACAGTGCCAGCGACGTGGCCCGAGAAGAATTTCCCGATCACGACATCACCGTGCGCGGTTCCGTCTCCATTGCGCGACGTCTCATGGACCCGCTTGCCGAACTGGTCAAAATCGATCCCAAGTCCATCGGAGTCGGTCAGTATCAGCATGATGTTGATCAAAATCTGCTCAAAGACAGTCTCGACGACACCGTGCAAAGCAGCGTGAACGCCGTGGGGGTTGAGGTCAATACCGCCAGCAAACAACTGCTCTCCTACGTTGCCGGACTCAACAGCACCCTTGCCGCCAACATCGTCAGTTATCGCAACGAAAACGGTCCGTTCAAATCACGCGCGGAACTCAAAAAAGTCCCAAGACTCGGCGACAAAGCGTTTGAACAAGCCGCCGGATTCCTGCGCATTCGCGGGGCGGAAAACCCCCTGGACTCCAGTGCCGTGCATCCAGAGCGTTATGATCTGGTGAAGATAATGGCGCGTGACCTCTCCAGCGACATCGCTGCCCTCCTCGGTAAAGAAGACGTTCGCAAGCGCATCGATCTCAAAAAATACGTCAGCGAAACCGTCGGTTTGCCGACCTTGCAGGACATTGTCAACGAGCTGGCCAAGCCGGGTCGTGACCCACGCAAGCAGTTTGAGATCTTCAAGTTCCAGGAAGGCGTCGAGAAGCCGGAAGATTTGCAGGTGGGCATGAAGCTCCCCGGCATTGTCACCAACGTCACCGCCTTCGGAGCGTTCGTGGACATCGGCGTGCATCAGGATGGATTGGTCCATGTCAGCCAGCTCGCCGATCACTTCATCAAAGACGCCAGCGAGGTGGTGAAAGTGCAGCAGCGCGTGCAGGTGACCGTGGTGGAGGTCGATCTCCAGCGCAAACGCATCGCCCTTTCGATGAAGGCTAATCCTGACTTTGAAAAACGCGGTCAACCTGGTGGTGCCCGACCTGCCCAGGCTGGTGGTGGCGGTGGCAACCGCTCATTCGGTGGCGGTGGTGGTGGCTCCCGCAACAATTCCAACAGCGGCGGCGGCGGTGGTGGAATGGGTGGAGGCGACTGGTTCTCCGCAGCCGTTACCAAGGGCAAAAAATAA
- a CDS encoding L,D-transpeptidase family protein has protein sequence MKNLFWMSFLAVALFAWSYRREVSPPCLTCIPMPEFEFRPEMLDSLPKHPLPPEPGAWQSLEPEQRLKDVHERVKPVLATELEAEGSSLGTPVFLRVFKESREMELWMKVSSDWTRFRNYRIAAMSGELGPKLKEGDRQAPEGFYAVRASALNPRSAFHLSFDIGYPNAYDRFHDRTGTHIMVHGNEVSLGCFAMTDPMVEEIYLLVSEALKAGQKEVPVHVFPFRMTEQRMLAAGGHSSREFWENLREGYELFDRDREVPVMGVKDGRYVVEK, from the coding sequence ATGAAAAACCTGTTTTGGATGAGCTTTCTGGCGGTCGCGCTTTTTGCGTGGAGCTACCGTCGCGAAGTCTCACCGCCCTGCCTGACCTGCATCCCGATGCCTGAGTTTGAATTTCGACCCGAAATGCTTGATTCCCTGCCGAAACATCCGCTTCCACCCGAACCGGGCGCCTGGCAGAGCCTTGAGCCTGAGCAACGGCTGAAGGACGTTCACGAGCGCGTGAAGCCGGTTCTGGCCACTGAGCTAGAGGCGGAAGGTTCCAGTTTGGGCACGCCGGTGTTTCTGCGCGTGTTTAAGGAATCCCGCGAAATGGAGTTGTGGATGAAAGTGAGTTCCGACTGGACGCGATTTCGGAACTATCGCATCGCCGCGATGTCTGGTGAACTGGGTCCTAAACTGAAGGAAGGCGACCGTCAGGCTCCCGAGGGGTTTTATGCGGTGAGGGCATCCGCGCTGAATCCGCGCAGTGCATTCCACCTGTCTTTTGACATTGGATATCCCAACGCCTACGACCGATTTCATGACCGCACCGGGACCCACATCATGGTGCATGGCAATGAGGTGAGCCTCGGATGTTTTGCGATGACTGATCCGATGGTGGAGGAAATTTATCTGCTGGTCTCGGAGGCGTTGAAAGCCGGGCAAAAAGAGGTGCCGGTGCATGTGTTTCCATTTCGGATGACGGAGCAACGGATGCTGGCTGCGGGAGGGCATTCATCGCGGGAGTTCTGGGAGAATCTGCGCGAGGGCTACGAACTTTTTGATCGCGACCGTGAAGTGCCGGTGATGGGGGTGAAAGACGGTCGGTATGTGGTGGAAAAGTGA
- a CDS encoding PIN domain-containing protein yields MVIACDTSFLFSLYGSDRHSERAVSFISTIAVPLRLTTLTQFEFGNALRFAEFRKVLKSGEALQHRTRFEVAISQGRLIVENCNLADVVEVADRLSAMRTLLGGHRGFDILHVAGALKLKATHFLTFDHNQKKLAEAEGLIVPL; encoded by the coding sequence ATGGTAATCGCATGTGACACCAGCTTTCTCTTTTCGCTGTATGGATCCGATCGACACAGCGAGCGTGCGGTGTCTTTCATATCCACCATTGCTGTGCCACTACGTCTGACCACTTTGACGCAGTTTGAATTTGGCAATGCGCTTCGATTTGCCGAATTCCGCAAGGTCCTCAAATCAGGAGAAGCTTTGCAGCATCGGACGCGATTTGAAGTCGCCATCTCACAAGGGCGCTTGATCGTCGAAAACTGCAATCTGGCTGACGTGGTGGAAGTGGCTGATCGTCTTTCTGCGATGCGCACGCTATTGGGCGGCCATCGCGGTTTTGACATCCTTCATGTGGCAGGAGCACTCAAGCTGAAAGCCACGCACTTCCTCACCTTCGACCACAATCAGAAAAAGCTCGCCGAGGCGGAAGGCCTCATCGTTCCTTTGTAA
- a CDS encoding type II toxin-antitoxin system Phd/YefM family antitoxin, with amino-acid sequence MKTATVRDLRNRYTSLLSWIGAGEEIIITQRGKPIARLIPEPPASPATVDWSQSPEVLRDRSGETMLTAQESAAILAEASGKW; translated from the coding sequence ATGAAAACCGCCACCGTCCGCGACCTGAGAAATCGCTACACCAGCTTGTTGAGCTGGATTGGCGCTGGCGAAGAAATCATCATTACCCAGCGCGGTAAACCCATCGCCCGCCTCATCCCCGAGCCTCCGGCCAGCCCGGCGACCGTCGACTGGTCTCAGAGTCCGGAAGTATTGCGCGATCGCAGCGGGGAGACCATGTTGACCGCTCAAGAATCGGCAGCCATCCTCGCGGAAGCATCGGGCAAATGGTAA
- a CDS encoding YHYH protein, translated as MVSQAPALAIAAAVVANAANAPATAKSFLLFPNLELKFDRDHLYVGSNGLPAHPMMIGITNWQQQVPLPQNYTGDNAWRIPLNPIPAASPAMIDDRFLRGAIALAVNGIPIFNPQNNRGEISYEIGELDQWGGHCGRADDYHYHIAPLHLQNTVGKGRPIAFALDGYPIYGLTEPDGSAVRNLDACNGHHQPGLGYHYHASNQYPYVIGGFHGQINEVEGQVDPQPRAQPVRPAATPLRGAKITKFEAINPTTYKLSYTLGADQHSISYTIKPDNVYEFTYDNSTAGTTTESYTPRPRGQDRNRPPRRDAGTRPPRPTPSSPKPTN; from the coding sequence GTGGTTTCACAAGCTCCCGCACTGGCAATCGCCGCCGCCGTTGTCGCCAATGCCGCCAACGCACCGGCCACGGCCAAATCTTTCCTTCTCTTCCCCAATCTCGAACTCAAATTCGACCGGGACCATTTGTATGTAGGTTCCAACGGGCTTCCCGCCCATCCCATGATGATCGGCATCACCAACTGGCAGCAGCAGGTCCCTCTTCCGCAAAACTACACCGGCGACAATGCCTGGCGCATCCCCCTCAACCCGATTCCAGCCGCGAGCCCTGCGATGATCGACGATCGCTTCTTGCGTGGTGCCATCGCCCTTGCTGTCAATGGCATCCCCATCTTCAATCCGCAGAACAACCGCGGCGAAATCTCCTATGAAATCGGTGAACTCGATCAATGGGGTGGCCATTGCGGTCGGGCTGATGACTACCACTATCATATCGCGCCGCTCCATCTGCAAAACACCGTGGGCAAAGGCAGGCCCATCGCCTTTGCCCTCGACGGCTATCCCATCTATGGCCTCACCGAGCCCGACGGCTCAGCCGTCCGGAACCTTGACGCCTGCAACGGCCATCATCAGCCGGGCTTGGGCTACCATTACCATGCCTCCAACCAGTATCCCTACGTCATTGGTGGCTTCCACGGTCAGATCAACGAGGTGGAAGGCCAGGTCGATCCCCAGCCCCGCGCCCAACCGGTGCGCCCAGCCGCCACCCCTTTGCGCGGTGCCAAAATCACCAAGTTCGAAGCCATCAATCCCACCACCTACAAGCTCAGCTATACCCTCGGAGCCGACCAACACTCGATCAGCTACACCATCAAACCCGACAACGTCTACGAGTTCACCTACGACAACAGCACGGCTGGCACCACCACCGAAAGTTACACCCCTCGTCCCCGAGGCCAGGACCGGAATCGACCTCCAAGACGCGACGCCGGGACACGCCCACCGCGCCCGACACCTTCTTCCCCTAAGCCCACCAACTGA
- a CDS encoding sulfatase-like hydrolase/transferase, with protein sequence MNIRPPGSLDSPLLLLLTSLMLLSVAPLHASVPLTKKPNFIVILAEAQGWASMSSPQDDRHPEASTSSIIRTPHLDALAKRGMRFSDFYAASPRCTPTRAALFTGRSPASLHMTFVHEGRKAPVVHPSQKTIGPISITQLPTDIPTIGSLLQQQGYTTAHFGKWHCGRTQPSQHGFEHHDGPNGNGGPDNVEDPNPKQAYAIAEKGIQFITAQSASGQPFYLQLSQYPSRGPVTARLDTIESVKKRLGTRIGYQRIGIAAGAEEIDKTLGLLFAKLAQLNLLDNTYLIYTSDHGAQGINANGGLSQGKGSVWEGGLRVPLIIAGPGISPNSFTHVRASTVDLLPTVLHLAGATRSQLPTHLEGTSLASTLLNNPTPSAIRQHEEFVVHFPHHDKDPLGPASAIYSGKYKLIHFYETGDLKLFDLSTDVAEQTDVGPQQSEMVQRLHRLLTDHLASVQAAMPTANPDYDYDSGNSVIGPGR encoded by the coding sequence ATGAACATTCGCCCACCTGGTTCCCTTGATTCGCCGCTCCTGCTGCTTCTCACGTCATTAATGTTGCTCTCGGTCGCTCCGCTTCACGCCTCCGTCCCACTCACCAAGAAGCCCAACTTCATTGTCATCCTCGCCGAAGCTCAAGGATGGGCCTCCATGTCCAGTCCTCAGGACGACCGCCATCCCGAAGCCTCCACCAGCTCCATCATCCGCACTCCCCATCTCGATGCCCTCGCGAAACGCGGCATGCGCTTTTCCGACTTCTATGCCGCCTCCCCGCGATGCACGCCCACCCGCGCCGCGTTGTTCACCGGTCGCAGCCCCGCCAGCCTCCACATGACCTTTGTCCATGAAGGCAGAAAAGCCCCCGTCGTTCATCCCAGCCAAAAAACCATCGGTCCGATCTCCATCACCCAACTCCCCACTGACATTCCCACCATCGGCAGCCTTCTCCAGCAACAAGGCTACACCACCGCCCACTTTGGAAAATGGCACTGTGGCCGAACCCAGCCCTCCCAACACGGATTTGAACATCACGACGGACCCAACGGCAACGGCGGTCCCGACAACGTCGAAGATCCCAACCCCAAACAGGCCTACGCCATCGCCGAAAAAGGCATCCAATTCATCACCGCGCAGTCAGCATCCGGACAACCTTTCTACCTGCAACTCTCCCAATACCCCTCGCGCGGACCCGTCACCGCCCGACTGGACACCATCGAATCCGTCAAAAAACGCCTCGGCACGCGGATTGGATACCAGCGCATTGGCATCGCCGCCGGAGCCGAAGAAATCGACAAAACCCTCGGCCTCCTCTTCGCCAAACTGGCGCAGCTCAACCTTCTCGACAACACCTACCTCATTTACACTTCCGATCACGGTGCCCAGGGCATCAACGCCAACGGCGGGCTCTCCCAAGGCAAAGGCAGCGTCTGGGAAGGCGGTCTGCGTGTCCCCCTCATCATCGCCGGGCCCGGCATTTCACCCAACTCTTTCACCCATGTTCGGGCCAGCACCGTTGACCTGCTTCCCACCGTTCTCCACCTCGCCGGTGCCACCAGAAGCCAGCTCCCGACCCACCTTGAAGGAACCAGCCTCGCTTCGACCCTTCTGAATAATCCGACTCCCAGCGCCATCCGCCAACATGAAGAGTTCGTGGTGCATTTTCCTCATCACGACAAAGACCCGCTGGGACCCGCCAGCGCCATCTACTCAGGCAAATACAAGCTCATCCATTTCTACGAAACGGGCGACCTCAAACTCTTCGATCTCAGCACTGATGTGGCCGAGCAGACCGATGTCGGCCCTCAGCAGTCCGAAATGGTTCAGCGCCTCCACCGACTCCTCACCGACCATCTCGCCTCGGTCCAGGCCGCCATGCCCACTGCCAATCCCGACTATGATTATGATTCCGGCAACTCCGTTATTGGCCCGGGTAGATAG